From Penaeus monodon isolate SGIC_2016 unplaced genomic scaffold, NSTDA_Pmon_1 PmonScaffold_367, whole genome shotgun sequence:
ccacatacacacgcatatacatatacatacacatacatattacaccacacatatacagacacatatattcatacatacatacaatgtaacacacatacacccacatacatgcaatacacacacacctacacaatacTTTAACATCCATTCATTTAACCCCACTTGTAAAACCTAAACCACTAAAACCATActgtaaaaaaacacaaaacgcatGTATACCCCTTCATCGGccgaaacatacatacatacacacattatacatatacacatacatcccatactatacatatacaatacgtatacacaccctacatacaatacatacatacacacaactacatcAACATaccaaattataaaaataggtGGTAGgttgttaggttggttaggttaggttaggttaggttaggttaggttaggttaggttaggttaggttaggttaggttaggttaggttaggttaggttaggttatgctATACGTATGGACTATATGGACATTTCGTCCATTTTGAATTTTGGACATTGACAACTTGAACCTTTTATcctatttccattttattatttgatggttttcatttcatattgttTCTCATTCAGGATATTGTGTTCGTTACCCGTGgaacagaaagaagagataatCTGAGGAACCAGAAAAAACATACAGAATCCTTAAGACAGCACCTGGATGGACCTGCCTTTGATCCAGACAGAATGATCTGTACAATTTGTGGAAAGGTAAgatatgtttattaatttgtatttgtatttgtgttttattttattttattttgttatttcattatccacagaagatctatatctactatttaggtaaaatgtatatagatacatatacacatatatatatacacacattattatcggagattatctatttatatatacatatatttttttttcacttacagCAACCGATTAGACTGAAGCGTCATATCcagcaaatacataaaaaagaaggcAAGGAGCTAGAAACACTGTATAACGAAGCAAAATATAAATTCAAAGGGATCTCCTATAAAGAATGTTCAATATGTGGAAGAGGTCTTAGGCATATGAGACTTCATCTTACACGTACGCACAAACTAGACCCTTCCACACCAGAATATAGGGTAGCGCTGGGAAATCAATCGGAATATTCTCGACCTGTAAGTAAAGAGAGACTTAGTAAAATCAGAAGCAGGAGATGTCACATGAATGCCCACGTTCCAGTATCAGTATTTGAATGGATTAGATATGAAACAAGAGCAGGGGCAAGTGTCGATGGGACAGGTATGCGTAGAAATGTCAGATCTGTactggaaattttaaaacaaaactcacTGAATTTTATGAGTCTTGTCACACCGAATTCCATCGACAAGACATACAAAATCATCTATGAAgaattggtaaaaaaatataagcatcTGAGTATTAGTGTCATATTAGGTCATGTGAAGAGGTTTGTTGATTGGGCGTGTTCTGAGGCAGATTATGTAATTTCTCCTAGGGTAAGAAGAGAACACGAACTGTATACAAAACTTtgtaggaggaagggtgggagggaaaactttgatagaaaaatagaggagTACCTTCCGACACTAAGAGATATAGGGCCACTCATTCACTCAGttaaacatagatacataataaatgGCTTGTTGGAGAGGCCGtcagaaactattgaaaatgagAGCATCGACCTTATTCATGCAACCATCGCTTGGCCCTGTATACTTAAGAGCGGGGTTAGAACTGGGGTGTTGATGAACATGTGTGTAAATGAAGTACTAGGTGCTACGAAATATCAGGAAGGATTCATAATAAGGGTGCGAAATCACAAGACTTCGGAACATTACGGACCTTATCAGATAGGACTCAATGAAGAGGAGTATgccataatatttaattttattagaaATAGAACATGGACTTCAGATTATGTGTTTTCCACAAAGGGTGGTAAGAAATTTTCTCTGTCAAATATACAAAGGTTTATGAGGGTGTTATTCAACATATATGGACTCAGAGATATGAGGATCACTACAATTAGGAAATTTTTAACAAGTCATATTCATAAAGAGGGAAATGACAATATGATTGAAGCTACTGCATCTCTCCTGAAACATAGTATTAAAACAGCTAGAAGAGATTATAAAGCAATGCAACATGATCGGGATGCTCTAAAAACAGCAAATAATTTAGCACATATGTTAAAGGATCAACTCAGGGCATTAAATATAGGTTTACCAGATGAAAGTGATCCATCTGAAGAAAGAGTTGGTAATATTGGATCTATTGATCACGTACAAAATCAAGTGGATGTTATAGATGAAGATACACAACAAACGCATATGGTTATTAGACCCGAGGGACATTTAGAAAATGCTGAAGATTTGGTAGATGACCATGAAATGGAACATCTTATACTGGAGGATGACGAAGaatacaatatagaaaaaaaacatgaaaaactacaacagATGGAGCCGGAGGAGAGAGTattaaagaaggaagaagacagagaagagaacaaTAATGACAAGGGAAATGAAATGACTATTAACCCAAATAATAGGCATcactgtaaaacaaaaatatatgttaaatcaCCAGAACTATTTCTGACCCATTGCGGTGAATCTAGTAGTAACAATCCATCACTGCCTGAGACCATCAACAAGAGGAAAAACGTCGGTCCTAGGAGATTTTTTTTACCTGAACATCTCGCTctcataaaaaatacttttaagtTTCATATTCAAAGTGGGTTAAAGCCCACATATCGAGAAGtcagggaaaagaaagatatattgaaagaaatatatgattATGGGTATGATACAAAAAGTATTGAAAGGAAAATGGCAGAGTCTGTTAGATCACAAATTCGCCTTAATAAAGGCAATTGattaatctgtatatatt
This genomic window contains:
- the LOC119570727 gene encoding uncharacterized protein LOC119570727, producing the protein MICTICGKQPIRLKRHIQQIHKKEGKELETLYNEAKYKFKGISYKECSICGRGLRHMRLHLTRTHKLDPSTPEYRVALGNQSEYSRPVSKERLSKIRSRRCHMNAHVPVSVFEWIRYETRAGASVDGTGMRRNVRSVLEILKQNSLNFMSLVTPNSIDKTYKIIYEELVKKYKHLSISVILGHVKRFVDWACSEADYVISPRVRREHELYTKLCRRKGGRENFDRKIEEYLPTLRDIGPLIHSVKHRYIINGLLERPSETIENESIDLIHATIAWPCILKSGVRTGVLMNMCVNEVLGATKYQEGFIIRVRNHKTSEHYGPYQIGLNEEEYAIIFNFIRNRTWTSDYVFSTKGGKKFSLSNIQRFMRVLFNIYGLRDMRITTIRKFLTSHIHKEGNDNMIEATASLLKHSIKTARRDYKAMQHDRDALKTANNLAHMLKDQLRALNIGLPDESDPSEERVGNIGSIDHVQNQVDVIDEDTQQTHMVIRPEGHLENAEDLVDDHEMEHLILEDDEEYNIEKKHEKLQQMEPEERVLKKEEDREENNNDKGNEMTINPNNRHHCKTKIYVKSPELFLTHCGESSSNNPSLPETINKRKNVGPRRFFLPEHLALIKNTFKFHIQSGLKPTYREVREKKDILKEIYDYGYDTKSIERKMAESVRSQIRLNKGN